In Oryza brachyantha chromosome 1, ObraRS2, whole genome shotgun sequence, the following are encoded in one genomic region:
- the LOC102701112 gene encoding transcription factor MYB3R-1-like, producing MSSLAMTTNSGKDPNKGREASGPPSAPQEGEISKEPQRRRPLNGRTTGPTRRSTKGNWTPEEDAILSRAVQTYNGKNWKKIAECFPGRTDVQCLHRWQKVLNPELVKGPWSKEEDDIIVQMVNKLGPKKWSTIAQALPGRIGKQCRERWYNHLNPGINKEAWTQKEEITLIHAHRMYGNKWAELTKFLPGRTDNAIKNHWNSSVKKKVDSYMSSGLLTQVSSLPLNEYSAHCNSSPAMTQQNSEDSGCFAVQEVENSSGCSQSSLAKVSCSQVHNTSVALGCDLQTNGNVDKNETHDSQSSMGHEACYTSAEAAASVMTDVHYHVSSSNFDPDQHLQEDFAQGLNLHMSIDEMPSAPNSADNQSLCSIENHERSLESYDVEMEMPLSLLPSDSGAEQKLHFMSEADFNSPNCLKSELWQDISLQSLLSGPDAVQTDCFSRLNQQSDAHSSKADTHFLAPSCPLQTSNPSCVMEDAYDQSPQMSVPPSLICSNVMTDAPSDNRPEPKEMPLSQAEMVMQSSSSSGDAEMFANPGSSNDWHVPSSTMGRIPEFGHQQVTNVEEPKASVEKEPSLTQSMTAPDEKKEQEEGALFYEPPRFPSVDVPFVSCDLVTSEDLQEYSPLGIRQLMHSTMNVCTPIRLWGSPTHDGSPDVLLKSVAKSFICTPSILKKRHRDFLSPIPDKRIEKKCVTDKDRGVSYTSSTGIQTCFNATNDDSLITKSVLRIERSASSKPLEKNLFSDENKENWTYTTEQAKDGQSAKNDEHMDEQARQERHSTTNIATTYDDLPGNLQPAGILVEHSSDDLVSPAYDKNTMNQKLNTNIEPLSVCKEGVCAKSKPKELIVEKSSPCINVDYEYVNIFADTPGIKRGLESPSAWKSPWFVDMQFQGSYFVSPADRTYDALGLVKQINVQTAAALAEAREVLASGGQCDNINSDKENMQNPDAKEEPGATKLPTKIMAEARILDFNECTPVRSSDKNAGSSLGRSLGSPIPSSNLLKSFR from the exons ATGTCTTCGCTCGCAATGACAACTAATAGCGGAAAGGATCCAAACAAGGGCAGAGAGGCTTCAGGACCTCCATCAGCTCCTCAAGAAGGTGAAATCAGCAAAGAACCACAAAGACGACGACCTCTCAATGG GAGGACCACTGGTCCAACACGGCGTTCCACCAAAGGAAATTGGACCCCTGAAGAG GACGCCATATTGTCCAGGGCTGTTCAGACATACAACGGGAagaattggaaaaaaatag CGGAATGTTTTCCGGGCAGAACCGATGTACAATGCTTGCACAGGTGGCAAAAGGTTCTAAACCCTGAATTGGTCAAAGGGCCATGGTCCAAAGAA GAAGATGACATCATTGTTCAGATGGTAAATAAACTTGGACCAAAGAAATGGTCAACCATTGCTCAGGCTTTGCCTGGACGTATAGGAAAGCAATGCCGTGAACG GTGGTACAACCATCTTAACCCTGGCATAAATAAGGAGGCATGGACACAAAAAGAGGAAATTACCCTCATACATGCTCATCGAATGTATGGAAATAAGTGGGCTGAGCtgacaaaatttttaccaGGAAG GACGGACAATGCAATTAAAAATCACTGGAACAGTTCGGTAAAGAAGAAAGTCGACTCATACATGTCATCAGGTTTACTAACCCAAGTCTCGAGTCTCCCTCTAAATGAATATTCTGCACATTGTAATTCCTCACCTGCGATGACCCAACAAAACAGTGAAGATAGTGGTTGTTTTGCTGTTCAAGAGGTTGAAAATTCATCAGGCTGTAGTCAATCATCACTTGCCAAGGTTTCTTGCTCCCAAGTGCACAATACCAGTGTGGCATTGGGCTGTGATTTGCAAACAAATGGGAATGTTGATAAGAATGAAACACATGATTCTCAATCTTCCATGGGTCACGAAGCATGCTACACTTCTGCAGAGGCTGCTGCATCTGTTATGACTGATGTGCATTACCATGTTTCTTCCTCCAACTTTGATCCAGATCAACACTTGCAAGAGGATTTTGCTCAAGGATTGAATTTGCACATGAGTATAGATGAAATGCCAAGTGCTCCTAATTCTGCAGATAACCAGTCTCTTTGCAGTATAGAAAATCATGAAAGATCCCTGGAATCATATGATGTAGAAATGGAGATGCCTCTCTCTTTGTTACCAAGTGATTCTGGAGCTGAGCAAAAACTACATTTCATGTCCGAAGCTGATTTCAACAGTCCTAATTGTTTGAAATCTGAACTCTGGCAGGATATTTCCTTACAGAGCCTTCTTTCTGGACCTGATGCAGTTCAAACTGATTGTTTTTCAAGGTTAAATCAACAATCGGATGCACATTCCTCTAAAGCAGATACCCATTTTTTAGCACCATCCTGCCCGTTACAGACATCAAATCCTTCCTGTGTGATGGAGGATGCTTACGACCAGAGTCCACAGATGTCAGTGCCGCCATCTCTTATCTGTTCAAATGTTATGACTGATGCACCTTCTGACAACAGACCAGAGCCAAAGGAAATGCCACTTTCTCAGGCAGAAATGGTCATGCAATCTTCCAGTTCTTCTGGTGATGCTGAAATGTTTGCTAACCCTGGTAGTAGCAATGACTGGCATGTTCCTTCTTCAACGATGGGAAGGATACCTGAATTTGGGCATCAACAAGTTACTAATGTGGAAGAACCTAAAGCCAGTGTAGAGAAAGAGCCATCGCTTACGCAGAGTATGACTGCACCAGATGAAAAGAAGGAACAGGAGGAGGGAGCCCTATTCTATGAACCTCCTCGTTTTCCAAGCGTAGATGTTCCATTTGTCAGTTGTGATCTTGTAACCTCTGAAGATCTCCAAGAGTATAGTCCCCTTGGCATTCGGCAGTTGATGCATTCCACCATGAATGTCTGCACTCCAATAAGGTTGTGGGGCTCCCCTACCCATGATGGAAGCCCTGACGTTTTACTGAAGAGTGTTGCCAAAAGCTTCATATGCACACCGTCAATACTGAAGAAACGGCACAGAGATTTCTTGTCTCCTATTCCAGATAAAAGAATCGAGAAGAAATGTGTGACTGACAAGGATCGTGGGGTATCATACACATCCTCCACCGGCATTCAAACATGTTTCAATGCCACTAACGATGATTCACTTATAACTAAATCAGTTTTGCGTATTGAGCGATCTGCTTCTTCTAAACCTCTGGAAAAGAATCTTTTCTCTGATGAAAACAAGGAAAATTGGACCTACACAACTGAACAGGCAAAAGATGGACAGAGTGCAAAAAATGATGAACACATGGACGAGCAGGCAAGACAGGAACGCCATTCTACAACAAATATAGCTACTACTTATGATGATCTGCCAGGAAATTTA CAACCTGCAGGTATTCTTGTTGAGCACAGCAGTGATGATCTCGTTTCCCCGGCTTATGACAAAAATACCATGAATCAGAAGCTAAACACAAATATTGAACCTTTATCGGTCTGTAAGGAGGGAGTGTGTGCTAAATCAAAGCCCAAGGAACTCATCGTGGAGAAATCTTCACCATGCATAAATGTTGATTATGAATATGTGAACAT ATTTGCTGATACCCCAGGTATCAAAAGAGGACTAGAATCTCCTTCAGCATGGAAGTCCCCTTGGTTTGTCGATATGCAATTTCAG GGTTCATACTTCGTCAGCCCAGCTGATAGAACTTACGATGCGCTAGGATTGGTGAAGCAGATAAATGTGCAGACTGCTGCTGCTTTGGCAGAAGCCCGTGAGGTGCTGGCAAGCGGCGGCCAATGTGACAACATAAACTCTGATAAGGAAAACATGCAGAATCCAGATGCCAAGGAGGAACCAGGAGCAACCAAATTGCCAACAAAAATCATG GCCGAGGCGAGAATCCTGGATTTCAACGAATGCACACCTGTAAGATCATCAGATAAAAACGCTGGCAGCAGTCTGGGAAGATCTCTGGGCTCACCTATTCCATCGTCCAATCTTCTGAAAAGTTTTCGATAG